TCGACGCCCAACGAGCGGTATGAGCCAGCAGACGACGACGGAGATCTACACGGCCCCGCGGACGGACGTGTCCCAGAACCAGGGCAAGTTCCGGACCCACTTCAACTTCCCCGGCCGGAACCACCCGGATCACGAGGACCACGGCTACGGCCCGCTGGCGACGGTCGTCGAGTCGTTCATGGACCCGGACACGCTGATCGGGATGCACCCCCACCGCAACGAGGAGATCGTCTCCTGGGTCCCAGCGGGCGTGATGCGCCACGACGACCGGCGGGGCAACGACCTCGTCACCGACAGCGAGCACGTCATGGCGATGAACGCCGGCCGGGAGTTCTGGCACGCCGAGCGGACCGATGCCGACGATCCGCCGCTGCGGATGCTCCAGATCTTCGTCCGGCCCCACAGCCTCGACCTGGACCCCGACATCCAGCACGAACCCCTCCCCGACCCGGTCGACGGCGAGTGGCGTCGCGTGTTCGGCCCCGAGGGGTCGGACGCCCCCGTCACGGTTCGCAACGAGGTGGACCTGTACGATCTGCGACTCGACGAGGGCGACGAGATCACGCTCCCGGAGCGAGCGGGCCGGGACACCTACGTCTACGTGTTCGAGGGAGCAGCGACCGTCGACGACGCGACGCTGGCGGAGACCGAGAGCGCACTGGTCGTCGGCGACGGAACGGCGACGCTCACGGCGGAGGACGACGCCATCGTCGTCGCGTTCCTCATCGACCCCGACGCGCCGGTCACGCGACAGGGGACGATCGGACGGTGACATCCTCCGCGCCGTAAACGGCGCGGCTTCCCTGCATGGGAATACCGGTTAACTACCGGGAGTGGGTTCCGACCCGACCTCGCCGAGCGTCATCTGCCGTGGTTGGCTCTGCTCGGTGGGGGTCGCGGCGCTGTCACAGGCGCTCCCATCCCGTGAGATGTCATCGCCCGCCGGTTTCAGCGGCAGGCTCTCACCCCACGGGTCGTGGCGGTCAGCGATGTTGACCGCCGTGGCCAGAAATCGGAGATTTCTGGCTGCCCGCCAGACGTAGTCTGGCGACCGCGTTGATGTCTGCGTGGTACTCCGACATCCAACACTCGTCGTTTGTACACCGAAACTCATCGCCGTCCCGATCTCACTGAGCGTCGCGAAGTGAGGCTGCCGGCGACCTGCCGGGTCCTCCGGACCGCTCGGTCGCCCGGATGCTACGGCAAACGTGCGGTCAGTACAGGTGGTGAGTCTATCAGTCCGATTTTTGAACGTTGTCAGATTTAGAACCAAGTGTAGAAAAAAGCACGACCAGTAGCGTGCATACACCGATGACACCGAGATAGATATTAGCTCGCCCTGCTGTCGCCCAATACTCGTAAGACAGGTCGATAGCGATGACTGCAGAGATTACGACAAGGAGGAACTGGATAGGTTTACTAGACCAGTATTTGGAAAGGGGGACCATATCTCTTCCAGACGGTCATCCAATAAAGAGGTACGGACGCCTGACTAGTGAACTCGCAGCCGTACGGACCGACAGATCTGAGTCGATGCCGAGACGCCGTCTGTCGAGAGGTTACGACGACGTACCCGAACGGGCTACTCGCCGACTGGCTGTGCGAACCCGAAGTTGGGTTTCACGTCGTCGACCCGGACCGTGACGGTGTCGCCCGTTTCGGTCCCGGAGACGAACAGCGTGTACCCCTCGACCTTGGCGATGCCGTCGCCTTCGCTGCCCACGTCCTCGATGGTGACTTCCACCGTGTCGCCCTCGCGGACCGGCGCGGTGAGAAAGCCCTTCGCGACGAGGTACAGCTCCGACGACGAGTCCCGAGAGGCGTCGGGCCGGACCTGCCGGACGTACTCGAACTCGCTCTCGATGTCGGCCTCCAGGTCGGCGAGGTCCTGGCCGTCGAACACCTTCACCGCGAAGTCGCCGCCGGTCGCGAGCACGTCCTCGGCGACCGCGAACGCCTGGCGTGCGAGGTGGATCGAGCGGGCGTGATCGAGGTCGTACTCCCCGGTCATGTTCGGCGCGAGGTCGGAGATGACCACGTCGACCGGCCGCTCGTCGCCCTCGGCACCGACTACGTCGCGCACCTCCGCTTTCGTCGCCTCGTCGGTCATGTCCCCGCGGATCGTCTCGACTTTCGGATCGGGGTCGTCGAGGTCGTCGATGCGCTGGCGGTCGACGCCGATCACGACACCGCCGCTGCCGACGCGTTCAGCGGCGACCTGCATCCAGCCGCCGGGTGCGGCCCCGAGGTCCAGCACCGTCCGGTTCTGGCCCAGCAGGCCGGCGGTCTCGTCGAGTTGCTGTAGCTTGTAGGCCGAACGGGCGCGATACCCCTCTTGCTTGGCCCTGTTGTAGTAGTCGTCTTTCCCGGACATAGTCAGTTGTCCGGAGTAGCCCGCCGAGACGGATAACTCGCTCGAAGAATATATCGGGAAGCGACGGCTAAAGAGGTCGCGGTAGCGAGACTGCTGGCAGTCACTGTTTCAGACGATTTGCGACCCCAGGGTCGCAAAATGGGTTACAGGCGGACGGCCCGCAGTACGAAGGCATAGCTATCGTCGTGTAGTAGTACGTGTTTTCTATACATCCCGAACTGGTTCGGGTGCTTCTGACGGCCTGAGAACCCGCTTCTGTATATATGTGGTCTGGGCAGAAAGGTACAGATGTCGGAGGCAAGCTCAATGTCATCCATTCCACGCTCGACGCGTCGCCGCGTGCTCAAGGCGCTCGGTGTCGGCGGGACGGCCGCCCTCGCTGGCTGTACCGCGCCGAGCAACCAGGAGGCGACCGAGGTATCGACGACTGATCGCGCGACCCCACAGGAGCCAAGCATGAACCCAGCCAAGGAGACCGACGTCGACCGTATCGCCGCTGATCCGACCGACATTCCCGAGCCGATCGATCGGGACGAACCCGAGACGGTCGAGGTCGAGTTGACGACCAAGGAGTTGGTCGCCGAGGTCGAGCCCGGCGTCACGTACACGTACATGGCCTTCGAGGACCAGATTCCCGGGCCGATGATCCGCGTGCGGAAGGGCGACACCGTCGAGCTGACCATCACGAACGAGGAGGGTAACTCGATGCCCCACAACATCGACCTCCACGCGGTGCGCGGTCCCGGCGGCGGCGCGGAGGCGTCGATGGTGGCACCGGGCGAGACCGAGACCTTCCGGTTCAAGGCGACGTACGCGGGCTCGTACATCTACCACTGTGCCGTGCCGAACCTCGACTACCACATCTCCTCGGGGATGTTCGGCATGATCCTCGTCGAACCGGAAGAGGGGCTGCCCGAGGTCGATCACGAGTTCTACTTCGGCCAGCACGAGCTGTACACGACGGGCGAGGCCAGCGAAGCGGGCCACCACGACTTCGACTTCGAGTCGATGAAGGCAGAGGACCCGACCTACGTCCTCACCAACGGGGAGAAGTACGCGATCACGCCCGACGTCCACGGCGCGCCGACGATGCAGGTGGGCGACACCGCGAGGGTGTACATGGCGGTTGGCGGTCCGAACCTCGATTCGAGCTTCCACCCCATCGGCTCCGTCTGGGACGAGGTGTACCCACAGGGTGCTATCGAGAGCGATCCCCACGTCAACGTCCAGACGACGCCGGTCAAGCCCGGATCGACGGTCATCGCGACGCTGCACGCCGAGGTGCCCGGTGCGATCAAGCTCGTCGACCACGCGCTCACCCGAGTCGCTCGCAAGGGTAACATGGCCGTCATCATGCGGGAAGGCGACGAACAACCCGACGTGTTCGACCCCGAGCCCTGACGACGGTCGTCGCCGCACGCGCACGCGATGAATGGCGTCTTTTTTAATGGATGGGGGCGTAGCCGTGGCCAAGATGTTCAACGCCATCGTGAGCGCAGACACGCTCCAGGCGACACTCGACTCCGTGAGCGTGCTGGTGGACGAGTGCAAGATCCACCTGAACGAGGAGGGCCTCGAAATTCGCGCCGTCGATCCCGCAAACGTCGGGATGGTCGATCTCACACTCGAAGCCGCAGCCTTCGAATCCTACGAGACCGACGGCGGCCTCATCGGTGTCAACCTCTCGCGGCTCGAAGACATCGCCGGCATGGCCGACGCCGGACAGCTCGTCCACCTCGAACTGGACGAAGAGACGCGCAAGCTCCACATCGCCATCGACGGGCTGGAGTACACGCTCGCGCTGATCGACCCCGACTCGATCCGACAGGAGCCGGATCTGCCGGATCTCGACCTGGCGGCCCACGTCGTCATCGAGGGCAAAGACATCGACCGTGCCGTCACCGCCGCCGACATGGTCTCCGATCACATCGCGCTGGGTGTCGACGCCACCGACGAACTGTTCTACGTCGACGCCGAGGGCGACACCGACGACGTCCACCTCGAACTCGACCGCGAGGACCTGATCGATCTCACGCCCGGCGACGCTCACTCGCTGTTCTCGCTCGACTACCTGCAGAACATGAACAAGGCGATCCCGAAAGACGCCGAGGTCCGGATGGAGCTTGGCGACGAGTTCCCCGTCAAGATGCACTTCGACTTCGCCGAGGGACAGGGATCGGTCACCTACATGCTCGCGCCGCGCATCCAGAGCGAGTAACGCTGCCAACTACGTCTGGGGAGAAGCTCGCCAGATCGCGAATACCGCGTCGCAGTGACGGCCAGCGGTGTCACGCGTTTTGCTGCTGTCTCCCGATATCACCCCCAGCCAGAGCGATCGATCGGACAGCGTCGCGGGATCGATCGGGAGATGACATCAGAGCCCACCGACGCTCCAGAGCAGGCCGAGGACGCCGACGGCACCGCCCGCGATCCCGGCGAGAGCGTAGCCAGCGGCCCGGCGGCGGTACCGCCGCGCGACACCGACCGGCGACCCGGCGACGATCGTCGTCTGGGGACCGCGGAGGACCGGTCCGTCGTCGTCGCTCACCACCGCACCCCAGACGGTCGCGGTGTCGCCGGGCCGGAGCACCGTCTCGGTGTACTCGCGTGGCCGATCGGCGTAGTCGGCTTCGACGCTGGGTGCGGGGTCGGCGAAGCCGTCGGGCGGCTCGCTGTCCGGTCGCCGGACGACCGACCGCTCCCCGTCGAGAACGAGCGTCGCGTCGGTGGGATCGACACACAGCGGGCCGGAACCGTCGTCGAGGACGAAGGGACAGCCGCCGGTGCCGCCGTCGACGGTCCGGTGGGGGTCGTCCTCGTCGTAGCGTCGCAGTCCCGGCCCGGTGACCGAGACGGACCACGACCAGCAGACCGCCGAGCGACCGGTCACCGGCGCAGCGTCGGCGTGGTCGTCGGTCACCGTGCCCGACACCGCCGTCGTCCCCGCCTCGACCCGTCCCGTGGCGTCGACGCGATCGGGCCGGCACCGCCACCACCGGCGGGCGAAGCCGTAGCCCCCGGCCACTGCCTCGCAGGCTCCGACGAGGACGACCACCCAGAGACCGACCCGGAGGACGGACCGTCGGCTGGCGAACGCCGCCTCGAACGAGACCCGCCCGCCGACGGCGACGACCAGCACGGCGACGCCGACGCCGACAGCGACGGCGACCGCCGACCGCCTCGGCGTCAGTCCGTGGCGGGTGCGGAGGGGTGCCGGTGCGCCGGCACTCTCGTAGTAGGCGTACACCGCGAGGAAGGCCACGGCCAGGAGAGCCACGAAACCCAGAAAGAGTCCGAACGGATCGGCCATAACGGGGGTTCCGGCGGGGAGTACCTAACCGCTACGGACCGCCGGCCGCGAGGGCGACCGAGCCCGCTCCGTCTTGCGACCGTCTGACGGACCCTTTTGTACGACGACCACGAGTAGCCGCGTATGGAGAGTCTCGGCGACGCCTACGGCGGTTCCCGCTGGAACGGGCGCGACCCGAGACGCGTCTACGCCGGGGTCGTGCTGTTCGCGGTCGGTGTGCTCGCCGTCGTCGTCGGCATCCTCATCGTGACGACGCCGCTCGGGACGCTACTGGGAGCCGACAGCGCGACCGAGGCCCAGTCGCTGGCCGGCGTCCTCGCGGGACTTGGCGTCCCGGCGTCGCTCGCGTCGGTCGTCGTCGTCCTGCCGTCGACGCGCCGCGAACGCGTCGGCGTCCTCGCGGGCACGCTCCTCTGTGTCGTCGGCGTCGGCCTGTTCGCCTACGCCTACCCGACCCGGTGGACCGGGACCGCCCAGTCGCTGGCCTTCCCGACCACGATGGTGTACTTTCTCGGGGGATCGCTGGCGTTCTGGTTCGTCTTCACCGCCGTCGCCGGCTACCGGATCCGCAACAACCCACACGGCACCGTGCGGCTCGAACTGCGGCGGGAGGGCGAGACCAAGACGGTAGAACTCTCTCGCGAGGAGTACGCGGAGTACAAGCAGGTCGTCCGGGGCGACGGCGGCGAGACCGAGCAGGTCATCCGGGAGCTCGAAGAGCGAGTCGACGAGTAGCGAGAGCGCGCAGCGAAGGCCAGTCGGTCGCCGTTTCGAGAGGGGAAGACCGGGAGCCGACGCTGAAGTGGGTCCCGCCCGACCGTCGACTACGCGGCCTCGGCTACAGCCAGTCGGTGAAGCTCCCGTCGAGCAGGGTCTCAGACTGGCGGTCGACGTAGCGCGACTGCATCCCCCAGATCGCCTCCGTCAGCGGGACGCCCTCGTCGACGGCCGTCTGGACCTGCTCGTGTTTCCAGCGGGCCGGGGTGAGCCGCCGGTCGACGCGCTCCTTGAGCGGCTGGATGTACGCGAGGGCCTGCTCCGTCGAGAGCCCGCGGCCCTCCAGTCCCTCGCGGGCGAGTTCGAACAGCTCGCCGTAGATCTCGTCGACGGCGCTGGTCTCGGTGCCGTCGGCGGTGATCCACTCGAAGTCGGCCCGCAGCCCGTCGCGAGCGGCCGCGTAGAAGTTCGCCTCGGCCGTTTCCCAGTCCAGCGAGCGCACGGGGTGTTCCAGCCGGGGGAGGCTCTTCATCAGGCCGGCGAACACGGCCTGGAAGGCGACGGCGTCGCTGACGGTCGGTTGCCCGGGCAGGGGCCGAAACTCGATGCGGGCGTTGGCGGCCGACCGCGTCGCGCCGTCGAACACCGGTCGGACCCACCGCCAGTACGAGCCGTGTTTGTGTCGAAGGTGTGCGAAGGCGTCGTCGAAGCGCTCGCCCGTCGACACCGACATCGGGACGATCGTGGTGTCGGCGACCACGTCGTCGATGGCCGCCTCGACGGTCTCGAAGTCCGTCGGGAAGGTGACCTTCGGCTGCGCGTCCGTCCCCGAGTCGGTCTCGCGCGGGTTCAGCACCGACTCGAAGACGCCGATCCGGTGTTCCATGTGGGCCTCGTCGACAATCTGGCTGTCGGGCACGTCGTCGTAGAGCTCCGGCGGGAAAAACGGCGAGTTGACCCCCAGCGCGACCAGCGGGCCGGCGATCCGCAAGGCGTACCGGAAGTACTCCGGGAGATCCGGTGCGTGCGGGATCTGGTAGTGGGGCTGAATCGAGGTGATGAGGCTCTCGGGCATCACGGTGTCGGCCTGAAGCGAGACGTTGGGCGCGTCCAGGGCCATCCCCGACGGGTAGTCCGTGTTCGCCATCGTGTGATAGCGCACCGCGGCGGACATGTTGGTCGCGATGCGGACCCCCTGCTCCTCGACGGAGTCACAGAGGTAGCCACTCGCGGTCTCGCCGTTCGGCGGGAC
Above is a genomic segment from Halomicrobium sp. LC1Hm containing:
- a CDS encoding pirin family protein, with the protein product MSQQTTTEIYTAPRTDVSQNQGKFRTHFNFPGRNHPDHEDHGYGPLATVVESFMDPDTLIGMHPHRNEEIVSWVPAGVMRHDDRRGNDLVTDSEHVMAMNAGREFWHAERTDADDPPLRMLQIFVRPHSLDLDPDIQHEPLPDPVDGEWRRVFGPEGSDAPVTVRNEVDLYDLRLDEGDEITLPERAGRDTYVYVFEGAATVDDATLAETESALVVGDGTATLTAEDDAIVVAFLIDPDAPVTRQGTIGR
- a CDS encoding 23S rRNA (uridine(2552)-2'-O)-methyltransferase; this translates as MSGKDDYYNRAKQEGYRARSAYKLQQLDETAGLLGQNRTVLDLGAAPGGWMQVAAERVGSGGVVIGVDRQRIDDLDDPDPKVETIRGDMTDEATKAEVRDVVGAEGDERPVDVVISDLAPNMTGEYDLDHARSIHLARQAFAVAEDVLATGGDFAVKVFDGQDLADLEADIESEFEYVRQVRPDASRDSSSELYLVAKGFLTAPVREGDTVEVTIEDVGSEGDGIAKVEGYTLFVSGTETGDTVTVRVDDVKPNFGFAQPVGE
- the nirK gene encoding copper-containing nitrite reductase; its protein translation is MSSIPRSTRRRVLKALGVGGTAALAGCTAPSNQEATEVSTTDRATPQEPSMNPAKETDVDRIAADPTDIPEPIDRDEPETVEVELTTKELVAEVEPGVTYTYMAFEDQIPGPMIRVRKGDTVELTITNEEGNSMPHNIDLHAVRGPGGGAEASMVAPGETETFRFKATYAGSYIYHCAVPNLDYHISSGMFGMILVEPEEGLPEVDHEFYFGQHELYTTGEASEAGHHDFDFESMKAEDPTYVLTNGEKYAITPDVHGAPTMQVGDTARVYMAVGGPNLDSSFHPIGSVWDEVYPQGAIESDPHVNVQTTPVKPGSTVIATLHAEVPGAIKLVDHALTRVARKGNMAVIMREGDEQPDVFDPEP
- a CDS encoding DNA polymerase sliding clamp, producing the protein MFNAIVSADTLQATLDSVSVLVDECKIHLNEEGLEIRAVDPANVGMVDLTLEAAAFESYETDGGLIGVNLSRLEDIAGMADAGQLVHLELDEETRKLHIAIDGLEYTLALIDPDSIRQEPDLPDLDLAAHVVIEGKDIDRAVTAADMVSDHIALGVDATDELFYVDAEGDTDDVHLELDREDLIDLTPGDAHSLFSLDYLQNMNKAIPKDAEVRMELGDEFPVKMHFDFAEGQGSVTYMLAPRIQSE
- a CDS encoding GIDE domain-containing protein gives rise to the protein MADPFGLFLGFVALLAVAFLAVYAYYESAGAPAPLRTRHGLTPRRSAVAVAVGVGVAVLVVAVGGRVSFEAAFASRRSVLRVGLWVVVLVGACEAVAGGYGFARRWWRCRPDRVDATGRVEAGTTAVSGTVTDDHADAAPVTGRSAVCWSWSVSVTGPGLRRYDEDDPHRTVDGGTGGCPFVLDDGSGPLCVDPTDATLVLDGERSVVRRPDSEPPDGFADPAPSVEADYADRPREYTETVLRPGDTATVWGAVVSDDDGPVLRGPQTTIVAGSPVGVARRYRRRAAGYALAGIAGGAVGVLGLLWSVGGL